Proteins encoded in a region of the Quercus lobata isolate SW786 chromosome 8, ValleyOak3.0 Primary Assembly, whole genome shotgun sequence genome:
- the LOC115956937 gene encoding uncharacterized protein LOC115956937, with amino-acid sequence MCKVFPFSLGSTALRWFNGLQKGSIRSFAELIQEFDARFVTCSRVLQPVDALLSIKMRVGETLRSYASRYWELYNEIGGGNENIAASTFMMGLPKDSELWELLTKRPPENMRQLMRRIEEYKRLEDDRLHNKRKAPLLGRSRQGTIPTRPKKDFKMQESEAQIEGCRVLKDHLGQLVKARYLKEFVLDSRNRDAGQGAQQKRNPLPPPLGVIEVIHAASRSAATVRRVLTVACTKEKSPEKMMKVGQLTISFNEEDLEGTIQPHDDALVVTAQINGFLVKRVMIDQGSRADVMYKYLGMKDEIQVFDVDCSNVRDEQFAVCKGTRYDINNQ; translated from the exons atgtgtaaggtattccccTTTAGTCTCGGCTCCACGGCcttgagatggttcaatggatTACAAAAAGGTTCCATTCGCAGCTTCGCCGAGCTAATCCAGGAGTTCGACGCTAGATTCGTGACGTGCAGCCGAGTGCTACAACCGGTGGACGCGCTACTTTCCATAAAAATGAGGGTTGgcgaaacccttcggagttatgccagtCGATATTGGGAACTATACAATGAGATCGGTGGGGGAAATGAGAACATAGCGGCAAGCACCTTCATGATGGGACTTCCCAAAGATTCCGAACTATGGGAGTTGTTGACGAAAAGACCTCCCGAGAATATGAGGCAACTTATGAGGCGTATTGAGGAGTATAAGCGTCTCGAAGATGATCGGTTGCATAATAAGAGGAAGGCCCCGTTGCTCGGTAGATCTCGACAGGGCACTATTCCGACAAGACCAAAAAAGGATTTCAAGATGCAGGAATCAGAAGCGCAAATTGAAGGG tgtcgggtattaaaagatcatctggGGCAACTAGTAAAGGCAAGGTATTTGAAAGAGTTCGTTTTGGATTCCCGTAACCGAGATGCCGGCCAGGGTGCTCAGCAGAAAAGGAATCCCCTCCCACCACCGCTGGGAGTGATCGAAGTCATCCACGCTGCCTCAAGGAGTGCGGCCACAGTTAGGAGAGTATTGACAGTGGCTTGCACGAAGGAAAAATCACCCGAGAAAATGATGAAAGTTGGTCAGCTAACAATCTCTTTTAACGAGGAAGATTTGGAGGGGACGATCCAACCTCATGATGATGCATTGGTAGTAACAGCACAGATAAACGGCTTCTTGGTGAAAAGAGTGATGATAGACCAGGGAAGCAGAGCTGATGTAATGTACAAATATCTCGGAATGAAGGATGAAATTCAAGTCTTTGACGTAGACTGTTCTAATGTCCGTGACGAACAATTTGCCGTCTGCAAAGGAACGAGATATGATATCAATAACCAGTAA